A genomic segment from Thamnophis elegans isolate rThaEle1 chromosome 3, rThaEle1.pri, whole genome shotgun sequence encodes:
- the LOC116506325 gene encoding small EDRK-rich factor 1-like: MARGNQRELSRQKNMKKNQEQSKGKRKEDALSASQRKQRDSEIMQQKQKAADEKKTHQAGAK; this comes from the exons ATGGCCC GTGGGAACCAGCGTGAACTTTCCCGCCAAAAGAATATGAAGAAAAACCAAGAACAGagcaaggggaaaagaaaagaggacgCTTTATCAGCTTCTCAAAGGAAACAGAG GGATTCTGAAATTATGCAGCAGAAGCAAAAAGCAGCAGATGAGAAGAAGACTCATCAGGCAGGAGCAAAATAA
- the LOC116506411 gene encoding survival of motor neuron protein-like gives MASREGDDAVLFRRGAGQSDDSDIWDDTALIKAYDKAVASFKNALKNGDCSEPLDKTEQNAGTKRKNNKKNKSRKKNNATTQKQWRVNDACSAIWSEDGNVYQATITSVNWKKGTCVVVYTGYGNREEQKLSDLLPPMDAEGTNEEKSAAENENETQYSTDESDFSFRSPQSKHNPTKPAQWNSHFPLPSSPSAQGPERDGRKFPGPPAFLSGWSPFPSGPPLIPPPPLLSSDSPDDDDEALGSMLIAWYMSGYHTGYYLGLKQGRVEATLGKHSHLK, from the exons ATGGCTTCCCGCGAAGGGGACGACGCGGTCCTGTTCAGGCGGGGGGCCGGGCAG AGTGATGATTCTGATATATGGGATGATACAGCACTGATAAAAGCCTACGACAAAGCAGTTGCATCTTTTAAG AATGCCTTGAAGAATGGTGACTGTTCAGAGCCTTTGGACAAAACTGAGCAAAATGctggaacaaaaagaaaaaacaataaaaagaataagagtagaaagaaaaataatgctaCAACACAGaaacag TGGAGAGTTAATGATGCATGTAGCGCAATTTGGTCTGAAGACGGCAATGTATACCAAGCAACTATTACCTCAGTTAATTGGAAGAAAGGAACTTGTGTAGTAGTTTATACTGGATATGGTAATAGGGAAGAGCAGAAGTTGTCAGATCTTCTACCACCGATGGATGCTGAGGGAACTAATGAAGAGAAAAGTGCTGCTGAG AATGAAAATGAGACTCAATATTCAACAGATGAAAGTGACTTTTCCTTCCGGTCACCTCAAAGCAAACACAACCCTACAAAACCAGCGCAGTGGAACTCCCACTTTCCTCTTCCATCATCACCTTCAGCACAAGGCCCAGAAAGG GATGGAAGGAAATTCCCTGGGCCTCCAGCTTTCTTATCGGGCTGGTCTCCATTTCCATCAGGACCACCG TTGATACCACCTCCTCCACTTCTTAGTTCGGATTCACCTGACGATGATGATGAAGCTTTAGGAAGTATGTTAATAGCTTGGTATATGAGTGGCTACCACACTGGCTATTACCTG GGTTTAAAGCAGGGCCGAGTGGAAGCTACCTTGGGAAAACACAGTCACTTGAAATAA